The following coding sequences lie in one Mycobacterium sp. DL440 genomic window:
- a CDS encoding type I restriction endonuclease subunit R: MHTMYVDKTLSGVLAVQTLSRLNRAHPAKRDTFVLDFANDAELIKRSFDPYYRATVLSEETDANKLHDLINDLDGFGVYTPEHVDAFVELYLGGAGPDQLHPILDACVAEYIELPDEDDQVKFKGDAKAFLRTYNFLSAVLPYGSVEWEKRAIFLDNLVPKLPAPAEDDLAAGILESIDLESYRAEKAVAMKIVLDDEDGSLDPVPVVGGGHKADPELEKLSEIVKSFNDHFGNIAWEDKDRIERRITEEIPRIVAADEAYQNAQANDDPVNARVEMNRALSKAMLGLIADETQLFKAFQDNDSFKRWLEDAVFKATYQKKAG, from the coding sequence ATGCACACCATGTATGTCGACAAGACGTTGTCGGGAGTGCTGGCCGTGCAGACGCTCTCGCGGCTCAACCGGGCCCACCCCGCCAAGCGTGACACCTTCGTGCTCGACTTCGCCAACGACGCCGAGCTCATCAAACGTTCCTTCGATCCGTACTACCGCGCCACCGTGCTTTCCGAAGAGACCGACGCCAACAAGCTGCACGATCTGATCAACGATCTGGATGGCTTCGGCGTCTACACGCCCGAGCATGTCGACGCTTTCGTCGAGCTCTACCTTGGGGGTGCTGGGCCTGATCAGCTGCATCCGATCCTCGATGCGTGCGTGGCCGAGTACATCGAGCTGCCTGATGAAGATGACCAGGTGAAGTTCAAGGGTGACGCCAAGGCGTTCCTGCGTACCTACAACTTCCTGTCGGCAGTGCTGCCCTACGGGAGTGTCGAGTGGGAGAAGCGCGCGATCTTCCTCGACAACCTCGTGCCGAAGCTTCCCGCACCCGCCGAAGATGACCTTGCTGCAGGCATCCTGGAGAGCATCGATCTCGAGTCGTACCGTGCCGAAAAGGCGGTTGCGATGAAGATCGTGCTCGACGACGAGGACGGCTCCCTTGACCCGGTTCCGGTCGTCGGTGGCGGCCACAAGGCCGACCCCGAGCTGGAGAAGTTGTCGGAGATCGTGAAGAGCTTCAATGACCACTTCGGCAACATCGCATGGGAAGACAAAGACCGCATCGAGCGCCGCATCACCGAAGAGATCCCGCGGATCGTCGCAGCGGACGAGGCCTACCAGAACGCGCAGGCCAATGATGACCCGGTGAACGCCCGCGTGGAGATGAACCGGGCACTCAGCAAGGCGATGCTCGGCCTGATCGCGGATGAGACCCAGCTGTTCAAGGCGTTTCAGGACAACGACAGCTTCAAACGCTGGCTCGAAGATGCCGTGTTCAAGGCGACGTACCAGAAGAAGGCGGGATGA
- the crcB gene encoding fluoride efflux transporter CrcB, which yields MSAPVTAMVWAGVMLLGGVGAVCRFLLDRAVSARHTRGFPFGTLAVNLSGAFLLGFLGGLALDRHAALLAGTAFVGSYTTFSTWMLETQRLGEERRVWPAVGNIGISVALGLIAAWLGMSLGGQL from the coding sequence ATGAGTGCGCCGGTGACCGCGATGGTCTGGGCCGGGGTGATGCTTCTGGGCGGCGTCGGAGCGGTCTGCCGGTTCCTGCTCGACCGTGCCGTGTCCGCGCGCCACACCCGTGGCTTCCCGTTCGGCACCCTGGCCGTCAACCTCAGTGGAGCGTTTCTGCTCGGCTTCCTGGGCGGGCTGGCCCTGGACCGGCACGCCGCACTGCTGGCCGGGACCGCATTCGTCGGCTCCTACACCACGTTCTCCACCTGGATGCTGGAAACCCAACGCCTGGGCGAGGAGCGCCGGGTCTGGCCCGCGGTGGGCAACATTGGTATCAGCGTGGCGCTCGGTCTGATCGCGGCGTGGCTGGGCATGTCGCTGGGGGGCCAGCTGTGA
- the pgm gene encoding phosphoglucomutase (alpha-D-glucose-1,6-bisphosphate-dependent) — translation MAANPRAGQPAQPEDLIDIAQVVTAYYTRRPDPDDIAQQVVFGTSGHRGSSLDTAFNEGHILATTQAIVEYRAAQGTTGPLFLGRDTHALSEPAWASALEVLAANDVVAMIDSADRYTPTPAVSHAILTFNRGRDSDLADGIVVTPSHNPPRDGGFKYNPPNGGPADTDATGWIAKRANDILRDGFKPVKRMPLARALQLAQRHDYLDAYVADLANVVDMHAIRAAGIRIGADPLGGASVDYWGAIAERYNLDLTVVNPLVDATWRFMTLDTDGKIRMDCSSPNAMAGLLEKVIGHPGTYQIATGNDADSDRHGIVTPDGGLMNPNHYLAVAIDYLYTHRPDWPAATAVGKTAVSSSIIDRVVAGLDRKLVEVPVGFKWFVDGLIGGGIGFAGEESAGASFLRTDGSTWTTDKDGIILALLASEILAVTGSTPSQRYAELAGRYGSPTYARIDAPADRDQKARLAKLSPEQVSATELAGEPITAKLTAAPGNGAALGGLKVTTENAWFAARPSGTEDVYKIYAESFLGAEHLAEVQEAAKGVVNTVIG, via the coding sequence ATGGCTGCCAATCCCCGTGCCGGGCAACCGGCTCAACCCGAGGATCTGATCGACATCGCGCAGGTGGTGACCGCCTACTACACCAGGCGGCCCGACCCCGATGACATTGCGCAGCAGGTGGTGTTCGGCACCTCCGGGCATCGCGGTTCCAGTCTGGACACCGCGTTCAACGAAGGCCACATCCTGGCCACCACTCAGGCCATCGTCGAGTACCGGGCCGCGCAGGGCACCACCGGCCCGCTGTTCCTCGGTCGCGACACCCATGCGCTGTCGGAACCGGCATGGGCGTCGGCCCTTGAAGTGCTGGCCGCCAATGATGTTGTGGCGATGATCGATTCGGCCGACCGCTACACCCCGACGCCCGCCGTCAGCCACGCCATACTGACCTTCAACCGGGGTCGCGATTCGGACCTCGCCGATGGCATCGTCGTGACACCATCGCACAACCCGCCGCGCGATGGCGGCTTCAAGTACAACCCGCCCAACGGCGGGCCGGCCGACACCGACGCCACCGGGTGGATTGCCAAGCGAGCCAACGACATCCTGCGCGACGGGTTCAAACCGGTGAAACGCATGCCGCTGGCGCGGGCTTTGCAGCTGGCCCAGCGCCACGACTATCTGGACGCCTACGTCGCGGATCTGGCCAATGTGGTGGACATGCACGCGATCCGGGCCGCGGGTATCCGCATCGGTGCCGACCCACTCGGCGGGGCCAGCGTGGACTACTGGGGTGCGATCGCCGAGCGCTACAACCTGGACCTGACCGTGGTCAATCCACTGGTGGACGCGACGTGGCGGTTCATGACGCTGGACACCGACGGCAAGATCCGGATGGACTGCAGCTCACCGAACGCCATGGCCGGGCTTCTCGAAAAAGTGATCGGCCACCCTGGGACATACCAGATCGCCACCGGTAACGACGCCGACTCCGACCGGCACGGCATCGTTACCCCGGACGGCGGGCTGATGAACCCCAACCACTATTTGGCCGTGGCCATCGACTACCTCTATACCCATCGGCCCGACTGGCCCGCGGCCACCGCGGTCGGCAAGACCGCGGTCAGCAGTTCGATCATCGACCGGGTGGTGGCCGGGCTGGACCGCAAGCTGGTCGAGGTGCCGGTCGGGTTCAAGTGGTTCGTCGACGGGCTGATCGGCGGCGGCATCGGTTTCGCCGGCGAGGAGAGCGCGGGGGCGTCGTTCCTGCGCACCGACGGGTCGACCTGGACCACCGACAAGGACGGCATCATCCTGGCGCTGCTGGCCTCGGAGATCCTGGCGGTCACCGGGTCGACGCCGTCGCAGCGGTATGCCGAACTCGCCGGACGCTACGGTTCGCCCACGTATGCGCGCATCGACGCGCCGGCCGACCGGGACCAGAAGGCGCGGCTCGCCAAACTCTCGCCCGAGCAGGTGAGCGCCACCGAACTGGCCGGTGAGCCGATCACCGCGAAGCTGACCGCCGCGCCGGGCAACGGTGCGGCGCTGGGCGGGCTGAAGGTCACCACCGAGAACGCCTGGTTCGCCGCCCGGCCGTCGGGCACCGAGGATGTCTACAAGATCTACGCCGAGTCGTTCCTCGGGGCCGAGCATCTGGCGGAGGTGCAGGAGGCCGCCAAGGGCGTGGTTAATACAGTCATTGGGTGA
- the mbtM gene encoding long-chain-fatty acid--ACP ligase MbtM — MATALSAALTASDADLVVYDQEARVWTRHPWGQMYARAENVAEQIGHDGSTAVGVVGEPTVEGIATVLGGLLSGAALSVLPGPVRGADAGQWAQSTLKRFADIGVGTVFSHGDYLNLLQKADPSPVIHDDVVVAHTQRSTTLPLGTGPCAVLQGTAGSTGTPRTAQMPPSAVLANLNGLAGRISLSPSDIGCSWLPLYHDMGLTFLLTGAIHGIEVWQAPTAAFAASPFSWVRWLTESRATLTAAPNMAYGLIGKYSRRLTDLDLSALRFALNGGEPVDCEATSRFGTELARFGFNPGALSPSYGMAESSCAVTVPVPGLGVVLDEITVTTDAGSNQQQLAVLGDAIAGMEVRLRPSDDNAGIVGREVGEIEIRGTSMMSGYLGQTPLSPGDWFATGDLGYFVDGGLVVCGRTKELITVAGRNIFPTEIERVAAQVKGVREGAVVAVGAGEKAVRSGLVIAAEFRGADEAGARSQVIQQVASECGIVPADVVFLAPGSLPRTSSGKLRRLEVKRQMETAKS; from the coding sequence CTGGCCACGGCGCTCTCCGCGGCGCTGACCGCGAGCGACGCCGATCTCGTGGTGTACGACCAGGAGGCCCGCGTCTGGACCCGCCACCCGTGGGGGCAGATGTATGCCCGCGCCGAGAACGTCGCCGAGCAGATCGGCCACGACGGTTCGACGGCTGTCGGTGTGGTCGGTGAGCCCACCGTGGAGGGAATCGCGACGGTTCTCGGCGGCCTCCTTTCCGGCGCAGCGCTTTCAGTGCTGCCCGGTCCTGTCCGGGGAGCGGACGCCGGCCAGTGGGCGCAATCCACCCTGAAGCGGTTCGCCGACATCGGGGTGGGCACCGTATTCAGCCATGGCGACTACCTGAATCTGCTGCAGAAGGCCGACCCGTCCCCGGTGATCCACGACGACGTCGTCGTCGCACACACCCAGCGCTCCACTACTCTGCCGCTGGGAACCGGCCCGTGCGCGGTCCTGCAAGGCACGGCGGGTTCCACCGGCACACCACGCACCGCCCAGATGCCGCCCTCGGCGGTACTGGCCAACCTGAATGGGCTGGCCGGCCGGATCAGCTTGTCGCCCAGCGATATCGGCTGCTCCTGGCTGCCGCTGTACCACGACATGGGCCTGACCTTCCTGCTCACCGGAGCGATCCACGGCATCGAGGTGTGGCAGGCGCCGACGGCGGCGTTCGCGGCCTCACCGTTCAGCTGGGTGCGGTGGCTCACCGAGAGCCGGGCCACCCTGACCGCCGCGCCGAACATGGCCTACGGACTGATCGGCAAGTACTCCCGGCGGCTGACCGATCTCGACCTGTCGGCCCTGCGGTTCGCCCTCAATGGCGGTGAGCCGGTCGACTGTGAGGCCACGAGCCGGTTCGGCACCGAACTGGCCCGCTTCGGCTTCAACCCCGGAGCCCTCTCACCGTCCTACGGGATGGCCGAATCATCCTGCGCGGTCACGGTCCCCGTTCCCGGGCTCGGCGTGGTGCTCGACGAGATCACCGTCACCACGGACGCCGGGTCCAATCAGCAACAGCTCGCGGTCCTCGGTGACGCCATCGCCGGGATGGAAGTGCGCCTGCGCCCCAGCGACGACAATGCCGGCATCGTCGGCCGCGAGGTGGGCGAGATCGAGATCCGCGGCACCTCGATGATGTCGGGCTACCTCGGCCAGACCCCGCTGAGTCCCGGCGACTGGTTCGCCACCGGCGATCTGGGCTACTTCGTCGACGGTGGGCTGGTGGTGTGCGGACGCACCAAGGAACTGATCACGGTCGCCGGACGCAACATCTTCCCCACCGAGATCGAGCGAGTTGCCGCCCAGGTCAAAGGTGTTCGCGAAGGCGCGGTGGTAGCCGTGGGCGCCGGCGAGAAGGCAGTCCGGTCCGGTCTGGTGATCGCGGCGGAGTTCCGCGGTGCCGACGAGGCCGGAGCCCGCAGCCAGGTCATCCAGCAGGTGGCCTCCGAATGCGGCATCGTGCCCGCCGACGTGGTGTTCCTGGCACCGGGCTCACTCCCCCGCACCTCCTCGGGCAAGCTGCGCCGCCTGGAGGTCAAACGACAAATGGAGACAGCGAAGTCATGA
- a CDS encoding acyl carrier protein has protein sequence MQSTTPEAVSAALTEILRDDMNVDVRRVTRESRLVDDAGLDSVAFAVGMVAIEDKLGVVLSEEDLLSCDTVGDLEAAILAKVPAAQSSQ, from the coding sequence ATGCAGTCGACAACACCCGAAGCGGTCAGCGCCGCCCTCACCGAGATCCTTCGCGACGACATGAACGTCGATGTCCGCCGGGTGACCAGGGAATCCCGCCTCGTCGACGACGCGGGCCTGGATTCGGTGGCCTTCGCGGTAGGCATGGTGGCGATCGAGGACAAGCTTGGGGTCGTCCTGTCCGAAGAAGACCTGCTCAGCTGCGACACCGTCGGAGACCTCGAGGCGGCCATCCTGGCGAAAGTGCCTGCCGCGCAGAGCAGCCAGTGA
- a CDS encoding DUF190 domain-containing protein, with product MTTTDYLKLTAYFAERLRHEHRFVADALLDLYGGGDVAISVMLRGISSFGPHHHLRTDETLTGSEDPPIAIAAVDAADKISALAEQTVDLIPRGLITLERARLIRGQSPTASVPVATDFAKLTVYVGRHHRVGGIPAYRAVCDLLHRRGFAGATVFLGVDGTAHGRRRRAAFFSRNTEVPLMIIGLGTGAQVNEVLGELTELLENPLLTVERVQLCKRGGQLLTRPAELPGADAEGRPLWQKLMVHTSETAHHDGVPIHRAIVRRLMQTGAAGGATVLRAVWGFSGADTPHGDRLFQFGRQVPVTTIVVDSPERIAGAFEIIDELTREHGVISAEMVPSATVVDAGHRLGGTDLARFSY from the coding sequence GTGACCACCACCGATTACCTCAAGCTGACCGCGTATTTCGCCGAACGGTTGCGTCACGAGCACCGCTTCGTCGCCGACGCGCTCCTGGACCTGTACGGCGGCGGCGATGTCGCGATCAGCGTGATGCTGCGCGGGATCTCCAGCTTCGGTCCACACCATCACCTGCGGACCGACGAGACGTTGACCGGCTCGGAGGATCCGCCGATCGCCATCGCGGCGGTCGATGCCGCCGACAAGATCTCTGCGCTGGCCGAGCAGACCGTGGATCTCATTCCCCGAGGTCTGATCACCCTGGAGCGGGCGCGCCTGATCCGCGGTCAGTCACCGACGGCATCGGTTCCGGTGGCCACCGACTTCGCCAAGCTGACGGTGTACGTCGGCCGTCATCACCGGGTCGGCGGAATCCCGGCCTACCGCGCGGTGTGCGATCTGCTGCACCGACGTGGCTTCGCCGGGGCCACCGTGTTCCTGGGAGTCGACGGCACCGCGCACGGCCGGCGTCGACGCGCCGCGTTCTTCAGCCGCAACACCGAGGTACCGCTGATGATCATCGGGCTCGGGACCGGGGCCCAGGTCAACGAGGTGCTCGGCGAGCTGACCGAATTGCTGGAGAACCCGCTGCTCACGGTCGAGCGTGTCCAACTGTGCAAACGGGGCGGCCAGTTGCTGACCCGCCCGGCCGAACTCCCGGGCGCCGATGCCGAGGGCCGACCGCTGTGGCAGAAGTTGATGGTGCACACGTCCGAGACCGCGCACCACGACGGAGTGCCCATCCACCGGGCGATCGTCCGCAGGCTGATGCAGACCGGCGCCGCGGGCGGTGCCACCGTGCTGCGCGCGGTCTGGGGTTTCAGTGGCGCGGACACGCCGCACGGCGACCGGCTGTTTCAGTTCGGACGTCAGGTGCCGGTGACGACGATCGTGGTGGACTCCCCGGAACGCATCGCCGGGGCCTTCGAGATCATCGACGAGCTCACCCGCGAGCACGGCGTGATCAGCGCCGAGATGGTGCCCTCCGCAACCGTCGTCGACGCCGGCCACCGCCTCGGCGGCACCGATCTGGCGCGCTTTAGTTACTAA
- a CDS encoding MFS transporter, with the protein MSVTEGDCQSDTKAKLPGEVWVLIVANAVIALGYGVVAPVLPAYARHFGVSISAATFVITAFALMRLCFAPATGVLIQRLGERRIYVWGLLIVAVTTGACAFAQTYWQLLLFRSLGGVGSTMFFVSALGLMIRVSPEDARGRVAGLFSSAFLVGSVGGPVLGSLTAGLGLNAPFVIYGVALLVAAAVVFISLRHSSLAAPAPEEGAKVTVRTALRNRAYRAALLSNFATGWSAFGLRIALVPLFIVDVLHRGPGMAGLALATFAVGNVSAVIPSGYLSDRVGRRLLLIVGLTAAGISTVMVGFTDGLMLFLVAAYIAGFSTGIFTAPQQAAVADIIGNKARGGTAVATFQMMADVGSVGGSLLVGLIAQYLSFSWAFVISGVILLVAAVGWVFAPETRGRPSAEHTPARALGPEAGGEVP; encoded by the coding sequence GTGAGCGTTACGGAGGGCGACTGTCAAAGCGACACCAAGGCGAAGCTGCCCGGTGAAGTCTGGGTCCTGATCGTCGCCAACGCCGTCATCGCGCTCGGCTACGGCGTGGTGGCCCCCGTGCTGCCGGCCTACGCGCGGCACTTCGGCGTCAGCATCAGTGCCGCGACGTTCGTCATCACCGCGTTCGCCCTGATGAGGCTGTGTTTCGCGCCGGCCACCGGCGTGCTGATCCAGCGACTGGGGGAGCGCCGGATCTACGTGTGGGGCCTGCTGATCGTCGCCGTCACCACCGGCGCCTGCGCGTTCGCGCAGACGTACTGGCAGCTGCTGCTGTTCCGATCGCTTGGTGGTGTCGGCTCGACGATGTTCTTTGTCTCGGCGCTGGGGCTGATGATTCGCGTCAGTCCGGAGGATGCCCGCGGCCGCGTGGCCGGCTTGTTCTCCTCGGCGTTCCTGGTCGGGTCGGTCGGCGGGCCGGTGCTCGGCAGCCTCACCGCGGGGCTCGGCCTGAACGCCCCGTTCGTGATCTACGGCGTCGCGCTGTTGGTGGCGGCCGCCGTGGTGTTCATCAGCCTGCGGCACTCGTCGTTGGCCGCGCCCGCGCCCGAAGAAGGTGCCAAGGTGACCGTCCGCACGGCGCTGCGCAACCGCGCCTACCGGGCGGCACTGTTGTCGAACTTCGCCACCGGCTGGTCGGCGTTCGGACTCCGAATTGCCTTGGTGCCGTTGTTCATCGTCGACGTGCTGCATCGTGGGCCCGGAATGGCGGGGCTGGCGCTGGCCACCTTCGCAGTCGGCAACGTGTCGGCGGTCATCCCCAGCGGTTACCTGTCCGACCGGGTGGGGCGGCGCCTGCTGCTGATCGTCGGGCTCACGGCGGCCGGGATCTCGACCGTGATGGTCGGGTTCACCGACGGGCTGATGCTGTTCCTGGTGGCCGCCTACATCGCGGGCTTCTCGACCGGCATCTTCACCGCCCCGCAGCAGGCCGCGGTGGCCGACATCATCGGCAACAAGGCCCGCGGCGGCACTGCGGTGGCGACCTTCCAGATGATGGCCGACGTCGGTTCGGTCGGCGGCTCACTGCTTGTCGGACTGATCGCGCAGTACCTGTCGTTCTCCTGGGCCTTCGTGATCAGCGGGGTGATCCTGCTGGTCGCTGCAGTGGGTTGGGTCTTTGCTCCCGAGACCCGCGGACGGCCCTCCGCGGAGCACACTCCGGCCCGCGCGCTCGGCCCTGAGGCCGGCGGAGAGGTTCCCTGA
- a CDS encoding class I SAM-dependent DNA methyltransferase — protein MRSKYRDVILPFTVLRRLDSVLEPTRDAVKQMKETLDGATIANQDGPLRQAAGQDFYNHSGFTLKDLRNTANSTRLRQNFEAYLDGFSPNVQEIIDNFEFRNQLPRLTKADALGALIEKFLQPDLDLSPTGLDNHGMGTVFEELVRRFNEENKEEAGEHWTPRDAVRLMTRLMFEPIAEEIPSGTYRLYDGAMGTGGMLTVAEDTLKDLTEPAGKKISTHLYGQEINAETYAIAKADLILKGEGSAADNIKGGPEYSTLSNDAFAGQEFDFMLSNPPYGKSWKADQDRLGGAKKIIDPRFVVTHGDETEYSLVTRSSDGQLMFLANLISKMKRDTPRGSRIASVHNGSSLFTGDAGQGESNMRRWIIENDWLEAIVALPLTMFYNTGIATYVWVLTNRKDERRKGKVQLIDATGWSTPLRKNLGEKGVEVGTTDADQVLEAFTAFDEFDDPDHSKVFDGVDFGYSKITVERPLRIRSVDPHRVYTAKEIKALKEDGVRDESAPAVIKKALPFAATPDPLHGRYEAVVDGRTRVVEYEPDTELRDTEQVPLTEPAGKYGDGVEAFFRREVTPYAPDAWIDETKTKIGYEISFTRHFYKPAPMRTLAEIQADIRALDQGGPLPNSRRGQQVPDRLRRAADAHHVCRQDVVGSAGRADALAAQPGPPRQA, from the coding sequence GTGCGTAGCAAATACCGGGATGTGATCCTGCCCTTCACCGTGCTGCGTCGCCTCGACAGCGTGCTGGAGCCGACCCGCGATGCGGTCAAGCAGATGAAGGAAACCCTCGACGGTGCGACCATCGCCAATCAAGACGGTCCGCTGCGTCAGGCGGCCGGGCAGGATTTCTACAACCACTCCGGCTTCACGCTCAAAGACCTCCGCAACACCGCAAACTCGACTCGGCTGCGGCAGAACTTCGAGGCCTACCTCGACGGATTCTCACCGAACGTGCAGGAGATCATCGACAACTTCGAGTTCCGCAACCAACTTCCACGGCTGACTAAGGCCGATGCGCTCGGCGCGCTGATCGAGAAGTTCCTTCAGCCCGACCTCGATCTCTCGCCGACCGGTCTCGACAACCACGGCATGGGCACCGTCTTCGAGGAGCTGGTGCGCCGGTTCAACGAGGAGAACAAGGAAGAGGCCGGCGAGCACTGGACGCCCCGCGACGCGGTGCGTTTGATGACTCGGTTGATGTTCGAGCCAATCGCCGAGGAGATCCCTTCGGGCACTTACCGTCTCTATGACGGTGCGATGGGCACCGGTGGCATGCTTACCGTTGCCGAAGACACTCTCAAAGACCTCACTGAGCCTGCGGGCAAGAAGATCTCCACTCATCTCTACGGCCAGGAGATCAATGCTGAGACCTACGCGATCGCCAAAGCCGACCTGATTCTCAAGGGCGAGGGCTCTGCCGCTGACAACATCAAAGGCGGCCCGGAGTATTCGACTCTGTCGAATGACGCCTTTGCGGGCCAGGAGTTCGACTTCATGCTTTCGAATCCGCCGTACGGAAAAAGCTGGAAGGCCGACCAAGACCGCCTCGGTGGCGCGAAGAAGATCATCGACCCACGCTTCGTGGTCACCCACGGTGACGAGACCGAATACTCGCTCGTCACCCGCAGCAGCGACGGTCAATTGATGTTCCTGGCGAACCTGATCTCGAAGATGAAGCGGGACACCCCGCGCGGCTCGCGGATCGCCTCAGTGCACAACGGCTCGTCGCTGTTCACCGGCGACGCGGGTCAGGGCGAGAGCAACATGCGCCGCTGGATTATCGAAAACGATTGGCTTGAAGCGATTGTCGCGTTGCCGCTGACGATGTTCTACAACACCGGCATCGCCACCTACGTCTGGGTTCTCACCAACCGCAAGGATGAGCGCCGCAAGGGCAAGGTGCAGCTCATCGACGCCACCGGATGGTCCACTCCGTTGCGAAAGAACCTCGGCGAGAAGGGTGTCGAGGTCGGCACCACCGACGCCGACCAGGTGCTCGAAGCCTTCACGGCTTTCGACGAGTTCGACGATCCCGACCACTCGAAGGTGTTCGACGGCGTCGACTTCGGCTACTCCAAGATCACCGTCGAGCGCCCTCTGCGTATCCGAAGTGTCGACCCGCACAGGGTCTACACCGCCAAGGAGATCAAGGCGCTTAAAGAAGACGGCGTCCGCGATGAGTCCGCTCCGGCGGTCATCAAGAAGGCGTTGCCATTCGCAGCGACACCCGACCCGCTGCATGGCCGCTACGAGGCCGTGGTCGATGGCCGCACTCGAGTGGTCGAATACGAGCCTGACACCGAACTGCGTGACACCGAACAGGTTCCGCTCACCGAACCCGCAGGTAAGTACGGCGACGGCGTCGAGGCGTTCTTCCGCCGGGAGGTCACCCCGTACGCGCCCGATGCCTGGATTGATGAGACGAAGACCAAGATCGGTTACGAAATCTCTTTCACCCGACACTTTTACAAGCCAGCACCGATGCGAACGCTCGCCGAAATTCAGGCCGACATCCGCGCGCTGGATCAAGGCGGACCCCTACCGAATTCTCGTCGTGGCCAACAAGTTCCAGACCGGCTACGACGAGCCGCTGATGCACACCATGTATGTCGACAAGACGTTGTCGGGAGTGCTGGCCGTGCAGACGCTCTCGCGGCTCAACCGGGCCCACCCCGCCAAGCGTGA
- a CDS encoding DUF3297 family protein — MPEDQNTDVPPNHLSVDPRSAFYNEEVLLRDVGIRFNGVEKSNVHEYDVAEGWVRVEVPTAKDRRGNPMVVKLSGTVEPYFRQAQ, encoded by the coding sequence ATGCCCGAGGATCAGAACACAGACGTTCCACCGAATCACCTCTCCGTCGATCCCCGCAGCGCCTTCTATAACGAAGAGGTGCTGCTCCGCGACGTGGGTATTCGCTTCAATGGAGTCGAGAAATCCAACGTTCACGAATACGACGTGGCCGAGGGTTGGGTGCGTGTTGAAGTCCCTACCGCCAAGGATCGCCGCGGAAATCCGATGGTCGTCAAGCTCAGCGGCACGGTTGAACCCTATTTCCGCCAAGCACAGTAG
- the crcB gene encoding fluoride efflux transporter CrcB, giving the protein MFGHDPRELAAVFVGGALGTLARALLAVLMAPEPGHWPWPTFIVNIVGAFLLGYFTTRLLERLPVSSYRRPLLGTGVCGGLTTFSTMQVETVTMLEHGNWALAAGYTAASIAAGLLAVAIATAMVRRAMVRR; this is encoded by the coding sequence ATGTTCGGCCACGATCCCCGAGAATTGGCCGCGGTTTTCGTCGGCGGCGCCCTGGGCACGCTGGCTCGTGCCCTCCTGGCGGTGCTCATGGCTCCCGAACCCGGCCATTGGCCGTGGCCGACCTTCATCGTCAACATCGTCGGCGCGTTCCTGCTCGGCTACTTCACCACGCGGCTGCTGGAGCGGCTGCCGGTGTCCAGTTACCGCCGGCCACTGCTGGGCACTGGCGTGTGCGGCGGGCTCACCACCTTCTCCACCATGCAGGTCGAGACGGTCACCATGCTCGAGCACGGGAACTGGGCGTTGGCGGCCGGCTACACCGCGGCCAGCATCGCCGCCGGTCTACTCGCAGTGGCGATCGCAACCGCGATGGTGCGCCGGGCCATGGTGCGCAGATGA
- a CDS encoding DUF6319 family protein has protein sequence MTVDAQTPGTLTTDSDTSDDLTTSVEGNAPESTPAPDAPASDAPAGEKPKKAPAKKAANKKAKTIELILTVTGTADGEWHAELKQGTTYLARDLAVAAAAVSRAAKELHEDLATPIDEIIDEARSQQAAKVAALEAELEAARKVLSDLE, from the coding sequence ATGACTGTAGACGCCCAGACACCAGGAACGTTGACCACCGACTCCGACACCTCCGACGACTTGACTACTTCGGTCGAGGGCAACGCGCCCGAGAGCACGCCGGCGCCCGACGCACCTGCCTCCGACGCCCCTGCCGGGGAGAAGCCCAAGAAGGCTCCGGCCAAAAAGGCGGCAAACAAGAAAGCCAAGACGATCGAGCTGATCCTCACGGTCACCGGTACCGCCGACGGCGAATGGCACGCCGAGCTCAAGCAGGGCACCACTTACCTGGCTCGTGATCTCGCGGTCGCGGCCGCCGCCGTCTCCCGCGCGGCCAAAGAATTGCACGAGGACCTGGCCACCCCGATCGACGAGATCATCGACGAGGCGCGCTCCCAACAGGCCGCCAAGGTTGCCGCACTGGAGGCTGAACTCGAAGCAGCTCGAAAGGTCTTGTCCGACTTGGAGTGA